A window from Flavobacterium gyeonganense encodes these proteins:
- a CDS encoding DUF1599 domain-containing protein — MKNTSQEFDNVIAICRTLFINKMKDYGSAWRILRLPSLTDQIFIKAQRIRSLQENEIRKIDEDEKGEFIGIINYSIMALIQLELGVVEQPDLDVEKATELYDAKVKLTKDLMEAKNHDYGEAWREMRISSLTDLILQKLLRVKQIEDNKGATLVSEGIDANYQDMINYAVFALILNPINK; from the coding sequence ATGAAGAATACTTCTCAAGAGTTTGATAATGTCATTGCGATTTGCCGTACGTTATTTATTAATAAAATGAAAGATTATGGGAGTGCATGGCGTATTTTAAGACTGCCATCATTAACAGATCAGATTTTTATAAAAGCACAAAGAATCAGGAGTTTGCAGGAAAATGAAATTCGAAAAATTGATGAAGATGAAAAAGGGGAATTTATCGGAATTATAAATTATTCGATTATGGCACTGATTCAGTTAGAATTAGGTGTTGTTGAACAGCCTGATCTTGACGTTGAAAAAGCAACTGAGTTGTATGATGCTAAAGTTAAACTGACTAAAGATTTAATGGAAGCCAAAAATCATGATTATGGTGAGGCCTGGCGTGAAATGCGAATCAGTTCATTAACCGATTTGATTCTTCAGAAACTGCTTCGTGTAAAACAAATTGAAGACAATAAAGGGGCAACATTAGTTTCTGAAGGCATTGATGCCAATTATCAGGACATGATTAATTATGCTGTCTTTGCCTTAATACTAAATCCTATCAATAAATAA
- the folP gene encoding dihydropteroate synthase has product MFINCKGRLIDLSIPKVMGILNVTPNSFFDGGKYKNESDIISQIEKMLTEGADFIDIGAYSSKPSAEFVSEQQEIERIIPAIELILKHFPETLLSIDTFRAEVAKASIENGAAIINDISAGELDSKMFDVIAHFNVPYIMMHMRGNPQTMQNLTQYDDIVKEMLFYFSEKVSKTRSLGINDLILDPGFGFAKTTDQNYEVLQKMELFNLLELPVLAGVSRKSMIYKTLDITPQEALNGTTFLNTIALTKGAKILRVHDVKEAVECVKLFNKINL; this is encoded by the coding sequence ATGTTTATTAACTGTAAAGGCCGTTTGATTGATTTGTCGATTCCGAAAGTAATGGGAATTTTGAATGTAACTCCAAATTCTTTTTTTGACGGCGGAAAATATAAAAACGAGTCAGACATTATTTCACAAATCGAAAAAATGTTAACTGAAGGAGCTGATTTTATTGATATTGGCGCTTATTCAAGTAAACCAAGTGCTGAATTCGTTTCTGAACAACAAGAAATTGAACGAATTATTCCTGCTATAGAACTGATACTAAAACACTTTCCTGAAACATTATTATCAATAGATACTTTTAGAGCAGAAGTGGCAAAAGCAAGTATAGAAAATGGTGCCGCAATTATAAACGATATTTCGGCAGGAGAATTAGATAGTAAAATGTTTGACGTAATTGCGCACTTCAACGTTCCTTACATTATGATGCACATGCGTGGAAACCCGCAGACCATGCAAAACCTGACACAATACGATGATATTGTAAAAGAAATGCTGTTTTATTTCTCTGAAAAAGTATCTAAAACAAGAAGTCTGGGTATCAATGACCTGATTCTGGACCCTGGATTTGGTTTTGCTAAAACAACAGACCAAAATTATGAAGTGCTGCAAAAAATGGAACTCTTTAATCTTTTAGAATTACCGGTTTTAGCAGGTGTTTCAAGAAAATCAATGATTTATAAAACTCTGGATATTACTCCACAGGAAGCTTTAAACGGAACAACATTTCTAAATACGATTGCTTTAACAAAAGGTGCGAAAATTCTTCGTGTTCATGATGTTAAAGAAGCTGTTGAATGTGTGAAGCTGTTTAATAAAATAAATTTATAA
- a CDS encoding M48 family metallopeptidase, giving the protein MKKHLFISTFVILLVYSCATNPITGKKDLNFVSNSELFPSSFQQYDTFLKENKVISGTADAKRVETVGYKIKAAAEKYLTYLGQSQYLKDYRWEYKLVENKEVNAWCLPGGKIVVYSGILPITQNESGLATVMGHEVSHALANHGAQRMSAAQLQQLGAVGVAVATGSQSAENQAMWQKYYGLGSEVGVMLPFSRSNESEADKIGLTLMAIAGYNPDDSIAFWTRMSAKSGGSGTPEFLSTHPSDATRIANLKSLIPQARETAAKVGIIRI; this is encoded by the coding sequence ATGAAAAAACATTTATTTATATCGACTTTTGTAATACTATTAGTTTACTCATGTGCAACAAATCCTATTACTGGAAAAAAAGATTTAAACTTTGTTTCTAATAGTGAATTATTTCCATCATCTTTCCAGCAGTATGATACTTTTCTTAAGGAGAATAAAGTAATTTCAGGAACAGCTGATGCAAAAAGAGTTGAAACTGTTGGTTATAAAATCAAAGCGGCAGCTGAAAAATATTTGACTTACTTAGGGCAGTCACAATATCTTAAAGATTACAGATGGGAGTATAAGTTGGTCGAAAATAAAGAAGTAAATGCTTGGTGTTTACCAGGAGGCAAAATTGTAGTTTATTCAGGTATTTTGCCAATTACACAAAATGAGTCGGGTTTGGCAACAGTTATGGGGCATGAAGTTTCTCATGCTTTGGCAAACCATGGTGCCCAAAGAATGAGTGCGGCACAATTGCAGCAGTTAGGAGCAGTTGGTGTTGCAGTGGCTACAGGAAGCCAAAGTGCCGAGAATCAGGCAATGTGGCAAAAGTACTATGGGTTAGGTTCAGAAGTAGGGGTGATGCTTCCTTTTAGTAGAAGCAATGAAAGCGAAGCGGATAAGATTGGATTAACTCTTATGGCAATAGCAGGTTACAATCCGGATGACTCTATAGCATTTTGGACCAGAATGTCTGCTAAATCGGGAGGTTCAGGAACTCCTGAATTTTTAAGTACGCACCCTTCAGATGCTACCAGAATTGCCAACCTTAAATCTTTAATTCCGCAGGCAAGGGAAACAGCTGCAAAAGTGGGGATTATCAGAATATAA
- the porQ gene encoding type IX secretion system protein PorQ has product MLFFLFVNFSLSYGQIGGRYAYQFLNLTTSPRQAALGGKSITIYDEDVNQVMFNPATLNADMDNHLAMNYGNYYGEASYGTASYAYTYDRHLQTFYAGISYINYGTFEGYDENGQATSDFTGSEGALSVGYAYNIPYTDIHIGANAKLITSTLESYNSVGGALDLGFLFIDERNDVNWALAIRNIGTQFTTYSGIKEKLPLEIIAGVSQELDHVPIRWHLSLENLQQWNISFSNPVRGQGNIDGSSEPEKVSFVNNALRHVVFGVELFPKKAFNIRVGYNFRRGEELRIEEQRNFSGVSLGFGLKMNRLKFNYSYSKYTLAANTSLFGLNINLQ; this is encoded by the coding sequence ATTTTGTTTTTTTTGTTTGTGAATTTTTCTCTGTCTTATGGACAAATTGGTGGGCGATATGCCTATCAGTTTTTAAATTTGACAACTTCACCAAGGCAGGCGGCGTTAGGAGGAAAATCGATTACAATTTACGACGAGGATGTTAATCAGGTCATGTTTAATCCGGCAACTTTAAATGCAGATATGGACAATCATCTGGCAATGAATTACGGCAATTATTATGGGGAAGCTTCTTATGGAACAGCTTCTTATGCCTATACTTACGACAGACATTTGCAGACATTTTACGCCGGAATCAGCTATATAAATTACGGTACTTTTGAAGGATATGATGAAAATGGTCAGGCTACTTCAGATTTTACCGGAAGTGAGGGAGCTCTTTCGGTAGGTTATGCATACAATATTCCCTATACAGACATACATATTGGTGCAAACGCAAAATTGATAACATCCACTTTAGAAAGTTACAATTCCGTTGGTGGTGCGTTAGATTTAGGTTTTTTGTTCATTGATGAAAGAAATGATGTAAACTGGGCATTGGCAATACGAAATATAGGAACACAGTTTACTACTTATTCCGGAATAAAAGAAAAATTACCGCTGGAAATTATTGCGGGTGTTTCGCAAGAATTGGATCATGTGCCTATCAGATGGCATTTGTCTCTGGAAAATTTACAGCAATGGAATATTTCTTTTTCTAACCCTGTACGTGGACAAGGTAATATTGATGGTTCATCTGAGCCGGAGAAAGTCTCCTTTGTAAATAATGCTTTAAGACATGTAGTCTTTGGAGTAGAACTTTTTCCTAAAAAAGCATTCAATATTAGAGTAGGTTATAATTTTAGAAGAGGTGAAGAATTAAGAATTGAAGAACAGCGTAATTTTTCAGGAGTTTCATTAGGTTTTGGATTAAAAATGAATAGATTAAAATTTAATTATTCATATTCTAAATATACATTAGCAGCAAATACAAGTCTTTTTGGTTTAAATATTAATCTTCAATAA
- a CDS encoding nuclear transport factor 2 family protein: protein MNPNENLIAKFYTAFANADAKTMSECYHPNVHFIDPAFGLLKEEQVSKMWKMLLLKSKGDIKIEFSNIKADEFSGSARWVATYKFSKTNRKVVNQVSAEFLFQDGLIIKHTDNFDVWKWSKQAFGITGYLLGWTGFFQNKVREQALLSLKKFQEAQ, encoded by the coding sequence ATGAATCCTAACGAGAACTTAATTGCTAAATTTTATACTGCGTTTGCAAATGCAGATGCTAAAACGATGAGTGAGTGTTATCACCCTAATGTACATTTTATCGATCCAGCCTTTGGTCTTCTAAAAGAAGAACAGGTGTCTAAAATGTGGAAAATGTTGCTTTTAAAAAGTAAAGGAGATATTAAAATCGAATTTTCAAATATAAAAGCAGATGAATTTTCCGGATCTGCCCGATGGGTTGCCACTTATAAATTTAGTAAGACAAATCGAAAGGTAGTTAATCAGGTTTCTGCTGAATTTCTTTTTCAGGATGGATTAATTATCAAACATACCGATAATTTTGATGTATGGAAATGGTCGAAACAAGCTTTCGGAATTACCGGATATTTATTAGGCTGGACAGGATTTTTCCAAAATAAGGTAAGAGAACAGGCGCTGCTTTCACTTAAAAAATTCCAAGAGGCTCAATAA
- a CDS encoding nucleoside permease encodes MDIKLRLTIMNFFQFFVWGIWLISLGGYMGQVFGPLEGSSIGLSIGRTYGSMGWASLFMPALLGIIADKYLSAQKVLGISHIIAGIAIYFATRATNSTEMYWVIFATSCFYMPTIALNNSVSYAVLNKFSFDVQKTFTPIRVWGTVGFIIAMWVTDLTDWKSNTLQFVFASVSMIITGLFCFTLPDVPAENKNSNQSLTSKFGLDSFVLFKQKKMAIFFVFAMLLGAALQITNMFGDTFIRDFGSNPEYKGTFGVEHSVFIISLSQISETLFILTIPFFLKRFGIKQVMIFSMIAWVLRFALFGIGNPGSGVIFLILSMIVYGMAFDFFNISGSLFVEKQTNSKIRSSAQGLFMLMTNGVGAIIGGEMAGRTVSYFTIANKIQWPSVWFSFAAYAFVIAIAFAILFKYKHDPKELENLEH; translated from the coding sequence ATGGATATAAAGCTAAGACTTACAATCATGAATTTTTTCCAGTTTTTTGTATGGGGAATATGGTTGATTTCATTAGGAGGGTATATGGGACAGGTTTTTGGTCCTTTAGAAGGGAGTAGTATTGGATTATCGATTGGAAGAACATATGGTTCAATGGGCTGGGCGAGTTTATTCATGCCGGCTTTACTAGGTATTATTGCGGATAAGTATCTGAGTGCTCAAAAGGTATTGGGGATTTCTCACATTATTGCCGGAATTGCAATATATTTTGCTACCAGAGCAACTAATTCTACAGAGATGTACTGGGTTATTTTTGCTACAAGCTGCTTTTATATGCCGACTATTGCATTAAATAATTCTGTAAGCTATGCGGTTCTGAATAAATTTAGCTTTGATGTTCAAAAAACATTTACTCCAATCCGGGTATGGGGAACAGTAGGTTTTATAATCGCTATGTGGGTAACGGATCTGACTGATTGGAAATCAAACACACTTCAGTTTGTTTTTGCTTCAGTATCAATGATTATTACAGGACTTTTTTGTTTTACTTTGCCCGATGTACCTGCTGAAAACAAAAATAGTAATCAGTCATTAACGAGTAAATTTGGTTTAGATAGTTTTGTACTTTTTAAGCAGAAGAAAATGGCAATATTCTTCGTTTTCGCAATGTTATTAGGTGCAGCACTACAAATAACAAATATGTTTGGTGATACTTTTATAAGAGATTTTGGTTCTAATCCTGAATATAAAGGTACTTTTGGGGTTGAACATTCTGTTTTTATTATTTCGTTATCCCAAATTTCAGAGACTCTTTTTATCCTGACCATTCCGTTTTTCTTAAAACGATTCGGTATTAAACAGGTAATGATTTTTAGTATGATTGCCTGGGTATTGCGTTTTGCTTTATTTGGAATAGGAAATCCCGGTTCCGGAGTTATTTTCCTGATATTATCGATGATAGTATATGGTATGGCATTTGACTTTTTTAATATTTCGGGCTCATTATTTGTGGAAAAACAAACAAACAGTAAAATTAGGTCAAGTGCTCAGGGTTTATTTATGTTAATGACAAATGGTGTAGGAGCCATAATTGGAGGTGAAATGGCAGGGCGTACAGTAAGTTATTTTACTATTGCTAATAAAATTCAATGGCCAAGTGTCTGGTTTTCATTTGCTGCTTATGCATTTGTAATTGCAATAGCTTTTGCAATTTTATTTAAATACAAACATGATCCAAAAGAGCTGGAAAATTTAGAACATTAA
- a CDS encoding peptidoglycan DD-metalloendopeptidase family protein, translated as MNSLCSVLKNISPAKIIDSSIDYSKYVTLDLSLNNLDLTEKKSGNSDDFEKYINDYLKKNNAEVAFGGYIEKRNLYQRSSIFKSDMISERNIHLGIDFWIKAGTPVLAALDGSIHSFKNNIGLGDYGPTIILEHEIENQKFYTLYGHLSLESLQRISVGDFFKKGEHLANIGNSEVNGDYAPHLHFQIIKNIEDYWGDYPGVCNKNDLNFYIENCPDPNFLLKII; from the coding sequence ATGAACTCTCTTTGCTCTGTATTAAAAAATATCTCCCCTGCTAAGATTATTGACTCTAGTATTGATTATTCAAAATATGTAACTTTAGACTTATCTCTAAATAACCTGGATTTAACCGAAAAAAAATCGGGGAATTCAGATGATTTTGAAAAATACATTAATGATTATTTAAAAAAAAATAATGCAGAAGTAGCCTTCGGCGGTTACATTGAAAAAAGAAATTTGTATCAACGAAGTTCCATTTTTAAAAGCGATATGATTTCGGAACGCAATATCCATCTTGGTATTGATTTTTGGATAAAGGCAGGAACACCCGTTTTAGCAGCTCTGGATGGAAGTATACATAGTTTTAAAAACAACATTGGATTAGGTGATTATGGCCCGACCATAATTTTGGAACATGAAATTGAAAATCAAAAATTTTATACTTTATACGGACATTTATCGTTAGAAAGTTTACAAAGGATTAGTGTTGGGGATTTTTTTAAAAAAGGAGAACATCTGGCAAACATTGGGAATTCTGAAGTAAACGGAGATTACGCTCCGCATTTACATTTCCAAATTATTAAAAACATAGAAGATTATTGGGGCGATTATCCTGGTGTCTGCAACAAAAATGATTTAAATTTTTATATAGAAAACTGCCCCGATCCCAATTTTTTATTAAAAATAATATAA
- a CDS encoding murein L,D-transpeptidase catalytic domain-containing protein, with translation MRIFNLILVLIVSGAFISSKPYFKDEPNSMEIERINFRIDEMKSMLKANSKYNSKIAFFVDMRIPSGKNRFFVYDLQNNKIIDQGLVAHGCGSETGIKGDLKFSNAPNSNCTSLGRYAIGSNYNGMFGKAYRLSGLDETNSNAYKRAIVLHHYSAVPYDEQDHYISRSHGCPMVNEQFFKRIEKIIDSSKSNILLDIYY, from the coding sequence ATGAGAATATTTAATTTGATTTTAGTTTTAATAGTATCAGGTGCTTTTATCAGTTCAAAACCTTACTTTAAAGATGAACCTAATAGCATGGAAATAGAAAGAATTAATTTTAGAATTGATGAAATGAAATCAATGCTGAAAGCTAATTCTAAATACAATTCTAAAATTGCTTTTTTTGTTGATATGAGAATTCCATCCGGGAAAAATCGTTTTTTCGTTTATGATCTTCAAAATAATAAAATAATAGATCAGGGACTTGTAGCTCATGGATGTGGTTCTGAAACCGGAATAAAAGGAGACTTGAAGTTTAGCAATGCACCTAATTCAAACTGCACTTCATTAGGAAGGTATGCTATTGGAAGTAATTACAATGGAATGTTTGGAAAAGCATATCGATTATCCGGACTGGATGAAACAAATAGTAATGCATACAAAAGAGCGATTGTCTTACATCATTATTCGGCTGTTCCATACGATGAACAGGATCACTACATCAGCCGTAGTCATGGTTGCCCAATGGTGAACGAACAGTTTTTTAAAAGAATTGAAAAAATCATTGATTCTTCAAAATCAAACATCCTTTTAGATATTTATTATTAA
- a CDS encoding BT_3928 family protein yields the protein MKNIITQFSRIFVGVLFIISGLIKLNDPVGFSYKLTEYFSEPVFNMPFLAPFTLGLAIFLVILEVVLGVMLLVGYKTKTTIWSLLVLIVFFTFLTFYSAYFDVVKDCGCFGDALHLTPWESFTKDVVLLFFILILFFNQKLIKPFFSTPQTNFAVYLSVVLCAFMAVWVLNHNPIKDFRPYKVGTNIEKGMEIPEGAPKSVVEMIFIYKVNGVDKEFTEKDLMNIPEGATFVDRKDKVITEGYVPPIHDFTMTKDGSDYKEELLKEPKLLMFVTYDLALSSPDGMKQLEMLNTQAKAKGYKVIGMTASNDEMIAKTKKQYGLNIDFYFCDATALKTIERANPSIVVVQNGIIVQKVHYNDIDELKL from the coding sequence ATGAAAAACATCATTACCCAATTCTCCCGAATATTTGTCGGCGTACTTTTTATCATTTCCGGATTAATTAAACTGAATGACCCTGTTGGTTTCTCTTATAAATTAACCGAATATTTTAGTGAACCGGTTTTTAATATGCCGTTTTTAGCTCCTTTTACATTAGGATTAGCTATCTTCTTAGTGATTTTAGAGGTAGTTTTAGGAGTAATGTTGTTGGTTGGATATAAAACAAAAACGACAATTTGGAGCTTACTGGTTTTAATAGTCTTCTTTACCTTTTTGACTTTTTATTCTGCTTATTTTGATGTAGTAAAAGATTGCGGTTGTTTTGGTGACGCATTGCATTTGACACCTTGGGAATCGTTCACAAAAGATGTCGTTTTATTATTTTTTATTTTGATTTTATTTTTTAATCAGAAATTAATAAAACCATTCTTTTCAACACCGCAAACTAATTTTGCAGTTTACTTAAGTGTTGTTTTATGTGCTTTTATGGCAGTGTGGGTTTTAAATCATAATCCAATCAAAGATTTTCGTCCTTATAAGGTAGGAACCAATATCGAAAAAGGAATGGAGATTCCTGAAGGCGCCCCTAAATCTGTAGTTGAAATGATTTTTATCTATAAAGTAAATGGTGTTGATAAGGAATTTACTGAAAAAGATTTAATGAATATCCCTGAGGGAGCGACTTTTGTTGACCGAAAAGATAAGGTAATTACGGAAGGGTATGTGCCTCCCATTCATGATTTTACAATGACTAAAGATGGGTCAGATTATAAAGAAGAGTTACTAAAAGAACCAAAATTACTGATGTTTGTAACATATGATTTGGCTTTATCAAGTCCTGACGGCATGAAACAGCTAGAAATGCTAAATACTCAGGCAAAAGCAAAAGGGTATAAAGTAATTGGTATGACCGCTTCAAATGACGAAATGATTGCAAAAACTAAAAAGCAATACGGCTTAAACATTGATTTCTATTTTTGTGATGCCACTGCTTTAAAAACAATAGAAAGGGCCAATCCAAGCATTGTGGTGGTTCAAAATGGTATTATCGTTCAAAAAGTGCATTATAATGATATTGACGAATTAAAGTTATAA
- the cmk gene encoding (d)CMP kinase, whose product MKNITIAIDGFSSTGKSTLAKQLASKLAYVYVDTGAMYRAVALYAMNNNFIKADFFDKKALIDSLPKIQLEFKYNADLGFAEIYLNGENVEKQIRTIEVSSFVSKVAEVSEVRSKLVEQQQEMGTNKAIVMDGRDIGTVVFPTAELKIFMTASAETRAQRRFNELQQKGDNVSYEEVLKNVVERDYIDTHREDSPLVIADDAIEIDNSYLNKEEQFAAVLELVNEVVKTV is encoded by the coding sequence TTGAAAAATATTACTATTGCTATTGACGGTTTTTCATCAACCGGAAAAAGCACTTTAGCAAAACAATTGGCCAGTAAACTTGCTTATGTTTATGTTGATACCGGAGCAATGTATCGTGCAGTTGCTCTTTATGCAATGAATAACAATTTTATTAAAGCCGATTTTTTTGACAAGAAAGCTTTAATTGATTCACTTCCTAAAATTCAATTAGAGTTTAAATACAATGCTGATTTAGGCTTTGCCGAAATTTACCTGAACGGTGAAAATGTCGAAAAACAAATTCGTACCATTGAAGTTTCCAGTTTTGTTAGTAAAGTTGCTGAAGTTTCTGAAGTTCGTTCAAAATTAGTTGAGCAACAACAGGAAATGGGAACCAACAAGGCTATTGTAATGGATGGAAGAGATATTGGAACAGTAGTTTTTCCAACAGCAGAACTTAAAATATTCATGACAGCCAGCGCTGAAACCCGTGCACAACGACGTTTTAACGAATTGCAGCAAAAGGGAGATAATGTTTCTTATGAAGAGGTTTTAAAAAACGTTGTCGAGAGAGATTACATAGATACGCACCGTGAAGATTCTCCTTTAGTAATTGCTGACGATGCGATAGAAATTGATAATTCCTATTTAAATAAAGAAGAACAATTTGCAGCAGTTTTAGAGTTGGTAAACGAAGTTGTTAAAACTGTTTAA